From the Flavimarina sp. Hel_I_48 genome, one window contains:
- a CDS encoding SusC/RagA family TonB-linked outer membrane protein — protein MKKINLPKASCSRYLLSLIFGMIGIASLWSQETLSVSGTVTSADDGMPIPGVSIIVKGSSQGTTTDFDGNFQIETATDATLAFSYVGFDTQEAPVNGQSTLNVALKTNTAELDEVVVVGYGTQRKALVTGANLQVDGDALQNQSRTNPLEALQGKTPGVQITSTSGQPGAGLNVVIRGLGSTGGNAPLYVVDGVLTGDISYLNNADIESISVLKDAASAAIYGSQASNGVVLVTTKSGKRNSSQITFDQYYGFQSVPSKIDLLDGREYVVIINEAAVNSGRTPFFNNEEIDNLPTETDWMDKMFVDNVVTQNYSLGFTGGGENSTFSSSLAYTQQGGIVGGEDLSNYERYNVRINSEHDMYDGFVTFGENLSFAYEKSNGVRVGNQYNNSLRPAFGTTPLMPFRDENGDFFNTANTSTPYISGQSNPYAEMVYNNMNENDNQKLLGNVYAELNFTDNLKFRTSLGIDYNASNSHSYEPIYQLSIFSFRNRDRVYQSQSKGYSLIWDNLLTYNFNIAKDHEFEALLGTSSYSYQGTYLNATNVDLTFDELKYGWLDNAVNSEGGGLLSAGGGPNFVNKRMSYFGRLNYNYKDKYLLNTTFRADGSSNFDQSNRWGYFPSISGGWVLSKEDFLSDSDIFNFLKLRASWGQVGNQNAGAFQYLAPITYSNTNYTYGNEEGVLAPGAFPSRLANPGLKWETSEQTNIGLDARVLNNTLNVALDFYEKVNKDFIIVAPVPSTSGADAPFSNGGDVTNRGVELALTYANNIGDFQYNVGVNGAYNDNKVGNIPTPDGILHGEINQLFDNSPEFYRAESGFPLGYFWGLQTSGLFQNQAEVDAYNLNGTLVQPNASPGDVRFVDQNNDGTINADDKINIGDPNPDLTFGFNIGFNYKALDFILSGNGVAGNQIVQSYRNQSNQFANYTTDILNRWTGENSSNSIPRVTLDNRNLSNFSDLYIKNGDFLRLNNLTIGYDLAKATDDFVIQKLRIYASALNLYTFTNYDGMDPEIGYGISTDTYSFSSGVDLGYYPRPRTFLLGLNVIF, from the coding sequence ATGAAGAAAATAAACTTACCTAAAGCATCCTGCTCTCGGTATCTACTGAGTCTAATCTTTGGTATGATTGGTATTGCCAGCCTTTGGTCGCAAGAGACCCTCAGCGTATCTGGAACGGTAACCTCAGCAGATGACGGTATGCCTATTCCAGGAGTGAGTATAATTGTAAAAGGCTCTTCCCAGGGTACCACTACTGATTTTGATGGTAACTTCCAGATTGAAACAGCAACTGATGCCACGCTGGCTTTTAGTTATGTAGGATTTGATACACAGGAAGCGCCCGTAAATGGGCAAAGCACACTTAATGTAGCATTAAAAACAAATACTGCTGAACTTGATGAGGTGGTGGTTGTAGGATATGGTACACAACGCAAAGCCCTTGTTACCGGTGCGAATCTTCAGGTTGACGGCGATGCACTTCAAAATCAAAGCAGAACCAACCCACTTGAAGCATTACAGGGAAAAACACCAGGGGTTCAGATCACTTCTACTTCTGGACAGCCAGGGGCCGGTCTCAACGTAGTTATACGTGGTCTAGGATCTACCGGTGGAAATGCACCATTATATGTTGTAGATGGTGTATTAACAGGAGACATATCGTATTTAAACAATGCTGATATTGAATCTATTTCTGTACTTAAAGATGCTGCATCTGCCGCTATTTATGGTTCGCAGGCTTCAAATGGAGTTGTGCTGGTTACAACTAAAAGCGGTAAAAGGAACTCTTCACAAATCACATTTGATCAGTATTATGGTTTTCAAAGTGTACCCAGTAAAATTGATTTACTTGATGGTAGGGAATATGTTGTCATCATCAATGAAGCAGCTGTCAATTCTGGAAGAACACCTTTTTTCAATAATGAGGAAATTGATAATCTTCCTACGGAAACGGACTGGATGGATAAAATGTTTGTAGATAATGTGGTCACTCAAAACTATAGTCTTGGGTTTACCGGGGGTGGCGAAAATTCAACTTTTTCTTCTTCTTTGGCCTATACACAGCAAGGAGGTATCGTAGGGGGTGAGGATTTATCCAATTATGAGCGCTACAACGTTAGAATTAATTCTGAGCATGATATGTATGATGGCTTTGTAACCTTTGGCGAAAATTTAAGTTTCGCCTATGAGAAAAGTAATGGTGTTCGCGTGGGCAATCAGTACAATAACTCGCTTAGACCCGCTTTTGGAACTACGCCATTAATGCCATTTAGGGATGAAAATGGAGATTTCTTTAATACCGCAAATACTTCGACCCCTTACATCTCTGGACAATCAAACCCTTATGCAGAGATGGTTTATAATAATATGAATGAGAACGATAATCAGAAATTACTGGGTAACGTTTATGCAGAACTCAATTTTACAGATAATCTTAAATTTAGGACGAGTCTAGGTATTGATTATAACGCATCTAATAGTCATTCGTACGAGCCTATTTACCAGCTTTCTATATTTTCGTTTAGAAACAGGGACAGGGTGTACCAGTCACAGAGCAAAGGCTACTCTTTGATATGGGATAACTTGCTTACCTATAATTTTAACATAGCAAAAGATCATGAGTTTGAGGCTTTATTGGGAACATCATCATATAGCTATCAAGGTACATATCTTAATGCCACTAACGTTGACCTCACGTTTGATGAGCTTAAATACGGTTGGTTGGATAATGCCGTAAATTCTGAGGGCGGCGGACTTTTGAGCGCTGGCGGGGGGCCAAATTTTGTAAATAAGAGAATGTCTTATTTTGGACGTTTAAATTATAACTACAAAGACAAATATCTATTGAATACCACTTTTAGGGCAGATGGATCATCCAACTTTGATCAGAGTAATCGGTGGGGATATTTTCCATCCATATCAGGAGGTTGGGTCCTTTCTAAAGAAGATTTCCTAAGTGACTCTGATATATTCAATTTTCTTAAGTTGAGAGCAAGTTGGGGACAGGTTGGAAACCAGAACGCAGGGGCTTTTCAGTATTTAGCACCAATTACGTATTCCAACACCAACTATACTTATGGAAATGAAGAAGGCGTACTTGCGCCAGGTGCTTTTCCCAGCAGGTTGGCTAATCCTGGTTTGAAATGGGAAACCTCAGAACAAACAAATATAGGTCTTGATGCCCGTGTATTGAATAATACCTTAAATGTTGCATTAGATTTTTATGAGAAGGTTAATAAGGATTTTATTATAGTAGCACCAGTACCCTCTACAAGTGGTGCAGATGCACCTTTCTCAAACGGTGGTGATGTAACGAACCGTGGTGTAGAACTTGCGTTGACTTACGCCAATAACATAGGTGACTTTCAATACAATGTAGGTGTAAATGGAGCATATAATGATAACAAAGTAGGTAATATACCAACGCCTGACGGTATATTGCATGGAGAGATCAATCAGCTTTTTGACAATTCACCTGAATTTTATCGTGCCGAAAGTGGATTTCCTTTGGGCTATTTCTGGGGCTTGCAGACTAGTGGTCTCTTTCAAAATCAGGCTGAAGTGGATGCATACAATTTAAATGGAACCCTGGTGCAACCCAATGCCAGCCCAGGAGATGTGCGTTTTGTTGATCAGAACAATGATGGTACGATCAATGCTGATGATAAAATAAATATTGGTGACCCTAATCCAGATTTGACTTTTGGCTTCAATATTGGTTTTAATTATAAGGCACTGGACTTTATCCTTTCAGGAAATGGCGTAGCTGGGAATCAGATTGTTCAATCGTATAGAAACCAGTCTAATCAGTTTGCTAATTATACCACTGATATTCTTAATCGCTGGACGGGAGAAAATTCATCAAATTCAATTCCCAGGGTTACTTTAGATAATAGGAACCTATCAAATTTCTCTGATTTATATATTAAAAACGGAGATTTCCTTAGACTTAATAACCTAACTATAGGATATGATCTTGCAAAGGCCACAGATGATTTTGTGATTCAGAAATTACGTATCTATGCTTCTGCACTTAACCTTTACACTTTCACAAATTATGATGGGATGGATCCAGAAATAGGGTACGGTATTTCTACAGACACGTATTCTTTTTCATCCGGCGTTGATCTGGGATACTATCCGCGACCACGTACCTTTTTGCTTGGTCTTAATGTAATATTTTAA
- a CDS encoding RagB/SusD family nutrient uptake outer membrane protein: MKYIKLYMLLGLSACTLLSCSKDYLDAEPLTQLTDSNFYQSPDDAYAALVGCYDGMQRAVGGIGGLSYPVASMVMSDNFYGGGGSADGFGFQAVDEFDVTRAPADQNLYGGLWDAYYKGVYRCNVLIQKIDQIDWSENPALRERYLSEARVIRGYLYFQMVKMWGNIPLLTEPSPDNIPQATPEEVYTVIAEDLSFAAENLPMQAYSAVEPGRITKWAAKSLLARVYLYYTGYYNQPDLVGVVSRTEALGHVEDVIASSGHGLLSDFSTLWPAASVNNFAGENNEEIVFSVKLTYTSDYNGNTDGNLWMVMLGMREYTYTPYGNGWGVTVNSDIYNAFNTNDTRRDASIIAINEQEVPFDKLANQREYSGYYTKKYTPMADDAGNSLAVKLGGVDFQIGQYQDFYVIRYADVLLMAAELGSPSAQSYFDEVRQRAYGDNFTQIAVTPASIQNERRLELALEGVRYWDLLRQGVDVAANTIATSRTLLNAGAEVQKTITAANIQKTQGLQQIPNNQITLSDGVLKQNPGW, encoded by the coding sequence ATGAAATATATTAAACTTTATATGTTACTTGGCTTGAGCGCCTGTACGTTGCTCTCATGTTCAAAAGATTACCTGGATGCAGAACCTTTAACGCAGCTTACTGATTCTAATTTTTATCAGTCACCAGATGATGCATATGCTGCACTTGTGGGATGTTATGATGGTATGCAACGTGCCGTGGGCGGCATAGGTGGTTTAAGTTATCCTGTTGCCAGTATGGTTATGTCAGACAACTTTTATGGAGGTGGCGGTAGTGCAGATGGTTTTGGCTTTCAGGCAGTAGATGAATTTGATGTAACCCGTGCCCCGGCAGATCAGAATCTGTACGGAGGTTTGTGGGATGCCTATTACAAAGGTGTCTACAGGTGTAATGTGTTGATTCAAAAAATAGATCAGATTGATTGGTCAGAGAACCCGGCGTTGAGGGAACGATACTTATCAGAAGCACGTGTTATTCGTGGTTACTTATATTTTCAAATGGTGAAAATGTGGGGCAATATCCCATTACTTACAGAACCTTCACCAGACAATATTCCACAAGCTACTCCTGAAGAAGTTTATACGGTAATCGCTGAGGATCTTTCTTTTGCTGCTGAAAACCTACCCATGCAGGCCTATTCTGCAGTAGAACCTGGTAGAATTACCAAATGGGCGGCAAAATCATTGCTTGCACGTGTTTATTTATATTACACGGGTTATTATAATCAACCTGATCTTGTAGGAGTAGTAAGCAGGACAGAAGCCCTGGGACATGTAGAAGATGTGATCGCATCAAGTGGGCATGGTCTTCTTTCTGATTTTTCAACTTTATGGCCAGCTGCTTCGGTTAACAACTTTGCCGGTGAGAACAATGAAGAAATCGTTTTTTCTGTAAAACTTACCTATACAAGTGATTATAACGGAAATACAGATGGTAACTTATGGATGGTTATGTTAGGCATGCGTGAATATACCTACACTCCATATGGTAATGGCTGGGGGGTAACCGTGAATTCTGATATATACAACGCATTTAATACAAATGATACGCGAAGGGATGCTTCTATAATTGCCATAAATGAGCAGGAGGTGCCTTTTGATAAGTTGGCAAATCAACGAGAATATTCGGGATATTACACAAAGAAATATACTCCTATGGCAGATGACGCGGGCAACAGTCTGGCAGTAAAACTGGGAGGTGTGGATTTTCAGATTGGCCAATATCAGGATTTTTATGTAATTAGATACGCAGATGTATTGTTAATGGCAGCAGAATTGGGAAGCCCGAGCGCTCAGTCTTATTTTGATGAAGTAAGACAACGTGCGTATGGAGACAATTTTACCCAGATAGCCGTAACGCCAGCTTCAATTCAAAATGAAAGGCGATTAGAACTGGCTCTGGAGGGTGTGCGCTATTGGGATCTACTTCGCCAGGGAGTCGATGTAGCTGCAAATACCATCGCGACTTCCAGAACGCTTTTAAATGCGGGTGCAGAAGTTCAAAAGACAATTACCGCTGCAAATATTCAGAAGACACAGGGGTTACAACAAATACCGAACAATCAGATAACACTTTCTGATGGAGTATTGAAACAAAATCCAGGCTGGTAA
- the galB gene encoding beta-galactosidase GalB, with protein MFRFFRHSLTLSIIFAVSISFSQTKKSDFSRRTKDFNANWQFHLNDDLQNQDTISANTSWNTLNLPHDWSVGLPFEENSPSGAGGGSLRGGLGWYKKTFQVPAADSSKITKIIFDGVYHNSSVWINGNFLGKRPNGYIGFEYDLTPFLKYGDTNNEILIKVDNAQQPNSRWYSGSGIYRNVWLTTTNKLRVPQWGTFITTPHISTDSASVKIVVQVENGYKTSKTAQIRTKIVYKHTKIASISSENTTILAHKSDSLRQEISIPDPELWSVDNPAMYTAVTEIVVDGKIVDQYKTPFGIRNFKFDLDRGFILNGKQVKIKGVCMHHDLGPLGAAVNTRAIERQLEILKDMGVNGIRTAHNPPAPELLELCDAMGFIVMDESFDIWEKNKTEFDYANNWGKWHKTDLKDQIFRDRNHPSVFMWSIGNEIPEQWSNRGAVIGRELAAIVKSLDTTRLVTAGMNPPIHIKDKEVTIQFEETAAEPNALAGSGALDIIGYNYAHQTYAQHQKNFPNTPFIATETTSSLETRGYYEFPSDTTKIWPVRWDIPFSEGSPANRISAFDQVRAPWGSLHETTWKIIKKYDFLSGFYIWTGFDYIGEPTPYTWPSRSSYFGIIDLAGFPKDVYYMYKSEWVEEDVLHLLPHWNWEKGQTVDVWAYYNHADEVELFLNGKSMGTKKKQGEDLHVMWRFPFEAGTLKAISRKAGKTIKETEVKTAGNSTKMALTADRNTIIADGKDLSFITVTITDDEGILSPRANDNITFSIEGNGEIVGVASGDPTNHQSFKGKEHRALNGKCLVILQSAKDAGTITLTAKASGLKTATINIISE; from the coding sequence ATGTTTCGTTTTTTTAGGCATAGTCTTACCTTAAGTATAATTTTTGCGGTATCTATTTCTTTTTCACAGACTAAAAAATCTGATTTTAGCCGTAGGACTAAAGATTTTAATGCAAACTGGCAATTTCATCTCAATGATGATTTGCAAAATCAGGATACGATAAGTGCAAACACGTCCTGGAATACCTTAAATCTACCCCATGACTGGAGTGTAGGACTTCCGTTTGAAGAAAATAGCCCTTCGGGAGCGGGTGGAGGTTCTTTAAGGGGCGGTCTGGGCTGGTATAAAAAAACGTTTCAGGTTCCCGCGGCAGATTCTTCGAAAATCACTAAAATTATATTTGACGGCGTGTATCACAACAGCAGCGTCTGGATCAACGGCAATTTTTTGGGAAAACGACCCAACGGTTATATTGGTTTTGAGTATGATTTAACTCCTTTTCTGAAGTATGGGGACACTAATAATGAAATCCTTATAAAAGTCGATAATGCGCAGCAGCCCAACTCCCGCTGGTATTCCGGAAGTGGTATTTACCGGAACGTTTGGCTTACCACGACTAATAAATTGCGCGTTCCGCAGTGGGGAACTTTCATCACCACGCCCCATATTTCAACGGATAGTGCTTCGGTTAAAATTGTTGTTCAGGTAGAAAATGGCTATAAAACGTCAAAAACGGCCCAAATTAGGACAAAAATTGTGTATAAACATACCAAAATAGCCTCTATTTCTTCGGAAAATACAACGATTTTAGCCCATAAATCTGACAGTTTAAGGCAGGAAATTAGTATTCCTGACCCAGAATTATGGTCAGTTGACAATCCCGCGATGTACACTGCGGTAACTGAAATTGTAGTGGATGGAAAAATCGTAGATCAATACAAAACACCTTTTGGTATCCGTAACTTCAAATTTGACCTTGACCGGGGTTTTATCCTGAATGGAAAACAGGTCAAAATCAAGGGTGTTTGTATGCACCACGATTTGGGTCCGCTGGGAGCTGCAGTTAATACAAGGGCAATTGAGCGCCAACTCGAGATTTTAAAGGATATGGGAGTGAATGGCATTCGTACCGCACATAACCCTCCCGCACCAGAATTATTAGAACTTTGCGATGCAATGGGATTTATCGTTATGGATGAATCCTTTGATATTTGGGAAAAGAACAAAACCGAATTTGATTATGCCAATAACTGGGGGAAATGGCATAAAACCGATCTAAAAGATCAGATTTTCCGGGATCGTAACCACCCCAGTGTGTTTATGTGGAGCATTGGCAATGAGATCCCAGAGCAGTGGAGCAATCGCGGTGCGGTAATTGGCAGGGAGCTGGCTGCAATCGTCAAAAGCCTAGATACCACACGTCTGGTTACTGCCGGTATGAACCCGCCCATTCATATAAAAGATAAAGAGGTGACCATCCAGTTTGAAGAAACCGCGGCAGAGCCCAATGCGCTCGCTGGTTCTGGGGCGCTGGATATCATAGGGTACAACTACGCGCACCAGACCTACGCACAGCATCAGAAAAATTTTCCCAATACGCCTTTTATAGCTACGGAAACGACCAGTTCCCTGGAAACTCGTGGATATTATGAATTCCCTTCAGATACCACAAAAATCTGGCCTGTACGCTGGGATATTCCATTTTCAGAAGGGAGTCCGGCAAATAGGATTTCGGCGTTTGATCAGGTACGCGCGCCGTGGGGATCGCTGCATGAAACAACCTGGAAAATCATTAAAAAATACGATTTCCTATCTGGTTTTTACATCTGGACCGGTTTTGATTATATAGGCGAGCCCACACCTTATACCTGGCCGTCGCGCAGCTCATACTTCGGGATTATAGACCTTGCAGGTTTTCCAAAGGATGTCTATTACATGTATAAAAGCGAGTGGGTAGAGGAAGATGTGCTTCATCTGTTGCCGCACTGGAACTGGGAAAAAGGGCAAACTGTTGATGTATGGGCATATTATAATCACGCTGATGAGGTTGAACTTTTCCTTAACGGAAAATCCATGGGAACGAAGAAAAAGCAAGGCGAAGACCTGCATGTGATGTGGCGCTTCCCATTTGAGGCTGGCACCCTGAAGGCGATTTCCAGAAAAGCCGGTAAAACAATAAAGGAAACTGAGGTTAAAACCGCGGGAAACTCAACAAAAATGGCACTCACAGCAGATCGTAATACGATCATTGCTGATGGTAAGGACCTTTCTTTTATCACCGTGACTATTACAGACGATGAAGGGATTTTATCACCAAGGGCAAATGATAACATTACCTTTTCAATAGAAGGGAACGGTGAAATCGTGGGGGTGGCCAGCGGCGACCCTACAAATCATCAGTCCTTTAAGGGAAAAGAACACCGCGCACTTAACGGAAAATGCCTGGTGATCCTACAATCTGCCAAAGATGCCGGCACAATAACCCTAACTGCTAAAGCTTCCGGTTTGAAAACCGCAACAATCAACATTATTTCAGAATAA
- a CDS encoding alpha-xylosidase, producing the protein MQNANILNSAIDISADFENYQNTFYFADELASFDPKTGKGTVKYKRYNYETAQAFDNMLMRPNEVQANEFPATEYEAEPEMPFEIQFVSDRSIRIKMASGPQFNQPEESLMLVDGTAPNHPELWESSTIDGGYKYTSAHGAVEILTKPWHVKIYDENGKLLTSTLHLTDTKNTYTPVMPFAYVRRSSDYSRSMAPVFSLEPDEKIFGCGESFTQFNKRGQKVVLYTDDANGVQNESMYKPIPFYMSSRGYGVFMHTSSPISIDFGKYFSGANKMMLGDDVADLFLFIGEPKDILDEYTNLTGKTQMPPLWSFGFWMSRITYFSEKEGRDVADNLRKYKIPSDVIHFDTGWFDVDWRNNYEFSADRFDDPVDMMADMKDQGFHVSLWQLPYFTPKNTLFKEIIDQNLAVKDRKGNIPYEDAVLDFSNPETVTWYQAKLKHLLDQGVSVFKVDFGEAAPANGIYHSGRTGFYEHNLYPLRYNKAVAEITQKEKGYTLIWARSTWAGSQRYPLHWGGDAATTNTAMSATLRAGLSLGLSGFSFWSHDVGGFVTKSPEDLYRRWTPFGMLSSHVRSHGEPPTEPWEYSKGFLEDFRKADNMRYELMPYIYAQAKESSEKGLPMMRALFVEFPDDAGSWLVDNEYLFGSSMLVAPLFEEETERDVYLPEGTWIDYQSHKVYQGGWHKIKAGDIPIIALVKNGTVIPHIKLAQSTQDMDWSKIDLKVFADQNTNSATGKVFLPESDALQSITLRKEGKSFSLRDNPLKGKTDFKIELQQ; encoded by the coding sequence ATGCAAAATGCAAATATTCTCAACAGCGCCATAGATATAAGTGCAGATTTTGAAAATTACCAGAACACCTTTTATTTTGCTGATGAACTGGCTTCCTTTGATCCTAAAACCGGGAAGGGTACGGTAAAATATAAGCGGTATAACTATGAGACCGCGCAGGCTTTTGATAATATGCTCATGCGCCCCAATGAAGTGCAGGCCAATGAATTTCCTGCCACGGAATATGAAGCCGAACCCGAAATGCCTTTTGAGATCCAGTTTGTTTCTGATAGGTCCATCAGGATTAAAATGGCATCTGGCCCTCAATTTAATCAGCCAGAAGAATCGTTAATGCTGGTGGATGGTACAGCGCCAAATCATCCAGAACTATGGGAATCATCCACGATAGACGGAGGTTATAAATATACCAGCGCTCACGGTGCCGTGGAGATCCTGACCAAACCTTGGCACGTAAAAATTTACGATGAAAACGGAAAGTTGCTCACCAGCACCTTACACCTTACCGATACTAAAAATACGTACACGCCCGTAATGCCTTTTGCCTACGTGCGTCGTAGCAGTGATTATTCCCGCAGTATGGCACCTGTTTTTTCACTGGAGCCAGATGAAAAAATCTTTGGTTGTGGGGAGTCTTTTACCCAGTTTAATAAACGTGGTCAGAAGGTGGTGCTTTATACAGATGATGCCAATGGTGTGCAGAACGAGAGCATGTACAAACCTATCCCGTTCTATATGAGCAGCCGCGGTTATGGAGTTTTTATGCACACATCTTCTCCTATCAGTATTGATTTTGGAAAGTATTTTAGTGGTGCGAATAAAATGATGCTGGGTGATGATGTTGCAGACTTGTTCCTTTTTATAGGTGAGCCTAAAGATATCCTTGACGAGTATACAAACCTTACCGGAAAAACCCAGATGCCACCATTATGGTCTTTTGGTTTCTGGATGAGCCGCATCACGTATTTTTCTGAAAAGGAAGGGCGCGATGTTGCAGACAACTTACGTAAATATAAAATTCCCAGCGATGTCATTCACTTTGATACGGGTTGGTTTGATGTGGACTGGCGTAACAATTACGAATTTTCCGCAGATCGTTTTGATGATCCCGTAGACATGATGGCTGATATGAAAGATCAGGGTTTTCATGTTTCTCTGTGGCAATTACCTTATTTCACACCTAAAAACACCCTTTTTAAGGAGATAATTGACCAGAATCTGGCCGTTAAAGACCGAAAAGGAAATATTCCCTATGAAGATGCAGTACTTGATTTCTCAAACCCGGAAACGGTTACCTGGTATCAGGCAAAATTGAAACATTTGCTAGATCAGGGCGTAAGTGTTTTCAAGGTCGACTTTGGGGAAGCTGCCCCGGCAAATGGAATTTATCATTCTGGCCGCACAGGTTTTTACGAGCACAATTTATATCCTTTGCGTTATAACAAAGCAGTTGCGGAAATCACACAAAAAGAAAAGGGATATACCTTGATCTGGGCGCGCAGTACCTGGGCCGGTAGTCAGCGCTATCCCCTGCACTGGGGTGGTGATGCCGCAACAACTAACACAGCAATGTCTGCAACCCTACGAGCGGGACTTTCCCTTGGCTTGAGTGGTTTTAGCTTCTGGAGCCATGATGTGGGCGGTTTTGTCACAAAGTCGCCAGAAGACCTTTACCGCAGATGGACGCCCTTTGGGATGTTATCTTCGCACGTGAGAAGTCACGGGGAGCCACCTACAGAGCCCTGGGAATATAGTAAGGGCTTTTTAGAAGATTTCCGTAAAGCAGATAATATGCGTTATGAGCTTATGCCCTATATCTACGCACAGGCCAAGGAAAGTTCTGAAAAGGGACTTCCCATGATGCGCGCGCTATTTGTTGAATTTCCGGATGATGCAGGTTCCTGGCTTGTTGATAATGAGTATTTATTTGGTTCAAGTATGTTGGTCGCCCCATTATTTGAAGAGGAAACTGAACGGGATGTTTATCTTCCGGAAGGTACCTGGATTGATTACCAGAGCCATAAAGTTTACCAGGGCGGATGGCATAAAATCAAAGCTGGTGACATACCCATCATAGCTTTAGTTAAAAACGGTACCGTGATTCCACACATAAAATTGGCGCAATCCACTCAGGATATGGACTGGAGCAAAATTGACCTTAAGGTTTTTGCTGATCAAAACACGAATTCTGCCACGGGTAAAGTGTTTTTACCAGAAAGTGATGCGCTACAGTCTATTACATTGCGAAAAGAAGGGAAATCGTTTTCATTGAGAGATAATCCTTTAAAGGGAAAAACCGATTTTAAAATAGAATTACAGCAATAA
- a CDS encoding alpha-L-fucosidase, whose protein sequence is MNAKVNLENTMKNFGLVLGFLLLVLNSCSEGKKTGAKAEKQSPRYTANWDSLAKYEETAEWFKDAKFGIYAHWGVLSVPAYANDWYPRNMHIEGSDENKHQVETYGPLSEFGYHDFVPQFKAENFDADAWATLFKDSGAKFAGIVAEHHDGWSNWDSEINPWNAMDKGPHRDIVGELEKAIHGQDMKFVTTFHKARNLQQFQQDSTKWLDDTSYFPYNPEMATASTDSTLRIMYGNIPKEQFYKNWLGELHEVIHNYGPDLIYFDSKLDKLPDSIKAEFVADYFNDSKARNKQVVITHKEGELPKSVSVEDFEKGRMNDKTDDFWLTDETISVGSWSYVNGLQLKTSGEIINLLADIVSKNGALMLNISPKADGTIPQDQQKVLKEIGVWLENNGEAIYGTRTWNIFGEGPTKQEKSGMFLDKISYTAQDIRYTSKGNTVYAIVLGQPEAGTEMLLRSFSEENLDNSSAKVLGVTCLDSQDDIAFKQTKDGLQLTTPSKTINDKAVVFKITLQKEE, encoded by the coding sequence ATGAATGCAAAGGTCAATTTAGAGAATACTATGAAAAATTTTGGATTGGTTCTTGGATTTTTACTGCTGGTTTTAAACAGTTGTTCCGAAGGGAAAAAGACAGGGGCAAAAGCTGAAAAGCAGTCCCCTCGCTATACCGCAAATTGGGATTCCCTTGCGAAGTATGAAGAAACAGCGGAATGGTTTAAAGATGCGAAGTTCGGGATCTATGCCCACTGGGGCGTGCTTTCTGTACCTGCGTATGCAAATGACTGGTACCCGCGCAACATGCATATTGAAGGTAGTGATGAGAACAAACATCAGGTAGAGACCTACGGTCCACTGAGTGAATTTGGTTACCATGATTTTGTGCCACAGTTTAAGGCCGAAAATTTTGATGCCGATGCCTGGGCCACTTTATTTAAAGATTCTGGGGCAAAATTTGCCGGTATTGTAGCAGAACATCATGACGGCTGGAGCAACTGGGATAGTGAAATTAATCCTTGGAATGCTATGGATAAAGGTCCGCACCGCGATATTGTAGGGGAGTTGGAAAAAGCTATTCACGGGCAGGATATGAAATTTGTAACCACGTTTCACAAAGCCAGGAACTTACAGCAATTTCAGCAGGATTCAACAAAGTGGCTTGATGACACGTCTTATTTTCCATACAATCCAGAAATGGCAACTGCTTCTACAGATTCTACGTTGCGCATAATGTACGGTAATATTCCGAAAGAGCAATTTTACAAAAACTGGCTGGGCGAACTTCATGAGGTTATTCATAACTACGGTCCAGATCTTATCTATTTTGATAGCAAACTGGATAAATTACCTGATTCGATTAAAGCAGAGTTTGTCGCTGATTATTTCAACGATTCTAAAGCCCGAAACAAGCAGGTCGTTATTACACATAAGGAAGGCGAACTTCCAAAATCTGTAAGTGTAGAGGATTTTGAGAAGGGGAGAATGAACGACAAAACCGATGATTTTTGGTTGACTGATGAGACGATCTCCGTGGGGAGTTGGAGTTATGTAAATGGTCTACAGCTCAAAACTTCGGGTGAAATTATTAATCTCCTTGCTGATATTGTAAGTAAAAACGGTGCGTTGATGCTTAATATTTCACCGAAGGCAGATGGAACTATTCCGCAGGATCAACAAAAAGTCCTTAAGGAAATAGGAGTATGGCTAGAGAACAACGGTGAGGCTATTTATGGTACGCGTACCTGGAACATTTTTGGCGAAGGCCCTACAAAACAGGAAAAGTCAGGTATGTTTTTGGATAAAATCAGCTATACCGCGCAAGATATTAGGTATACCAGCAAAGGGAATACGGTTTATGCTATTGTGTTGGGCCAGCCAGAAGCTGGAACCGAAATGTTACTGAGGTCTTTTTCAGAAGAAAATTTAGATAATTCTTCCGCTAAGGTTTTGGGGGTTACCTGCCTGGATTCCCAGGACGATATCGCCTTTAAACAAACCAAAGACGGACTCCAACTTACAACGCCATCCAAAACGATTAATGATAAAGCCGTAGTTTTTAAAATTACATTACAGAAAGAAGAATGA